A window from Borrelia sp. P9F1 encodes these proteins:
- a CDS encoding DUF2225 domain-containing protein gives MNKISYFTKCETECPLCDCKFRKEDLLTGSGRLISGELKVDLKREYIKNEKYGDIYPRIYSITVCPGCYLAAFPNEFNAITTSSSQTKQQLVHCEQKRKRIKSLFDDDLNFNQPRGLREGAASYILAMLCYEHLDKSHNPTLNQAKCAIRAAWVFEDLHKENSNQNYNYLQKIFYYKAAYLYKLTIEKEQDNSEPISTEAVFGPDTDKNYGYDSALYLSGLLEYFYGNKDNKEYRYSQLVEIKTVLSKIAGMGKSSKEKPSILLDKIKEVYFKISKEIKTLK, from the coding sequence ATGAACAAGATATCATATTTCACAAAATGCGAAACTGAATGTCCTTTGTGTGACTGTAAATTTAGAAAAGAAGACCTCCTAACAGGCAGTGGTCGCTTGATATCTGGGGAATTGAAGGTTGACTTAAAAAGAGAGTATATCAAGAATGAAAAATATGGAGATATTTACCCTAGGATATATTCAATAACAGTGTGTCCTGGTTGCTACTTGGCTGCTTTCCCAAATGAATTTAATGCGATAACAACCTCTAGCTCACAAACAAAACAACAGTTGGTCCACTGCGAACAAAAACGGAAGAGAATAAAGTCACTTTTTGATGACGATCTAAACTTCAATCAACCAAGGGGACTTAGAGAAGGTGCTGCTAGCTATATACTTGCTATGTTGTGTTACGAGCACCTTGACAAAAGTCATAATCCAACTCTGAATCAGGCAAAATGTGCAATAAGGGCTGCTTGGGTCTTTGAGGATCTTCACAAAGAAAATTCAAATCAAAACTATAACTATTTGCAAAAAATATTCTATTACAAGGCGGCTTATCTCTACAAGTTAACAATTGAAAAAGAACAAGATAACTCAGAACCGATTTCTACTGAGGCAGTATTCGGACCTGACACTGATAAAAATTATGGATACGACAGTGCCTTGTACTTATCGGGTTTGCTAGAATACTTCTATGGCAATAAAGATAATAAGGAATACAGATACAGTCAATTAGTTGAAATTAAGACCGTACTCTCTAAAATAGCTGGAATGGGAAAATCATCGAAAGAAAAACCCTCAATACTTTTAGACAAAATAAAAGAAGTTTATTTCAAAATTTCAAAAGAAATAAAAACTTTGAAATAA
- the truA gene encoding tRNA pseudouridine(38-40) synthase TruA, translated as MKKIFAEIAYDGSLYHGFQIQPKTPTIQGEIEKALEKISKTKIKIHSSGRTDKGVHARGQIISFYINIDIAPKNLKMALNSLLRDDIRVIKLKYTKNEFQPRFNAKRRKYSYYILNDENHYPWEAYQAYYVKKKLNIDRLNEMSAMLIGTHDFTTFSCIRDQTNSKLKEIYFAGFKKENKFVIFEIVGSSFLWKMVRSITGTMLDIEIKNESVCTFMQILNSRNRKFARKTAPAKALFLDKVYYEKHIN; from the coding sequence ATGAAAAAGATATTTGCCGAAATAGCATATGATGGGTCTTTATATCACGGATTTCAGATTCAACCTAAAACCCCGACAATACAAGGAGAGATCGAGAAAGCTTTAGAAAAAATAAGTAAAACAAAGATCAAGATTCACTCATCGGGCAGAACTGACAAGGGAGTTCATGCAAGAGGCCAAATAATATCTTTTTATATAAACATAGATATTGCTCCAAAAAATTTAAAGATGGCTTTAAACTCTCTTTTAAGAGATGATATTAGGGTCATAAAATTAAAATATACAAAAAATGAATTTCAACCCAGATTTAATGCCAAGAGGAGAAAATACAGCTATTACATTCTCAATGACGAAAATCATTACCCATGGGAAGCATATCAAGCCTATTATGTAAAGAAAAAATTAAATATCGATAGATTAAATGAAATGTCTGCTATGTTAATTGGAACACACGACTTTACTACATTTTCATGCATAAGAGATCAAACAAATTCAAAACTGAAAGAAATTTATTTTGCTGGGTTTAAGAAAGAAAATAAGTTTGTTATATTCGAGATAGTGGGCTCTTCCTTTTTATGGAAAATGGTAAGATCAATAACAGGAACAATGCTTGATATCGAAATAAAAAATGAATCTGTTTGTACCTTTATGCAAATTTTAAACTCAAGAAATAGAAAATTTGCAAGAAAAACAGCACCTGCAAAGGCTTTATTTCTAGATAAGGTTTACTATGAAAAACACATTAATTAA
- the acpS gene encoding holo-ACP synthase, translated as MKSIGCDIIQVGRLNSLLKNKKKLERFFTQREIKSLEMKGKGILESLAGKFAAKEALIKSLSPLIENKIKYSLKDMEVVELPSGNVAFQLHNDVESLINKMDLKLYLTISHEREYAVAFVIVED; from the coding sequence ATGAAATCAATAGGATGTGATATAATACAAGTCGGGAGACTTAACAGTTTATTAAAGAATAAAAAAAAATTGGAGAGGTTCTTTACACAAAGAGAGATTAAAAGCTTGGAAATGAAAGGGAAGGGAATTTTGGAAAGTCTGGCTGGTAAGTTTGCAGCAAAGGAGGCTTTGATTAAATCTTTAAGTCCTCTAATAGAGAATAAAATAAAATACTCTCTTAAAGATATGGAAGTCGTTGAGTTGCCGTCCGGTAATGTTGCATTCCAATTACACAATGATGTTGAAAGCCTGATAAATAAAATGGATCTAAAATTATATTTAACAATATCACATGAAAGGGAGTACGCTGTTGCGTTTGTAATAGTAGAAGATTAA
- a CDS encoding YbbR-like domain-containing protein, which translates to MNISKKVINIAKFLSEDWQNKSISILIAIVMFAAFYLNNIESITVEKEIKILLKDEITLGKIPDYTKILLTAKINKENLKYLDLDRIILLVEATNIKEAGEYELPIKVKNLNAIPIAEYKLSRSAISLNLDKKISKLVKIEPKFTLLEKESKGEYFIAKYNISPEKLKIYGPEKVIDSINTIETEIKEFDTRTIFISEHLEVLSPNPLITLEKSHVMVTITLSKKYTHTTIKNPNLVFNNVKNGLEIKNKDKILNPENEMFIKIRSRLSEKIIQMHIDNKNICFNLDLDHIQTPGIYNINTDIIFKNNAHGIEVYEQEPKTIRLEVIPSEQ; encoded by the coding sequence ATGAACATAAGCAAAAAAGTTATAAACATAGCGAAGTTTTTATCTGAAGACTGGCAGAATAAATCTATTTCCATTTTAATAGCTATCGTTATGTTTGCCGCATTTTACTTGAACAACATAGAATCAATCACAGTAGAAAAAGAAATCAAGATTTTACTAAAAGATGAAATAACACTGGGGAAGATTCCTGATTACACCAAAATACTACTTACGGCAAAAATTAACAAAGAAAATTTAAAATACTTAGACCTTGACCGCATAATCTTATTAGTTGAGGCCACCAATATAAAAGAGGCAGGAGAATATGAACTTCCAATAAAGGTCAAAAATCTTAATGCCATTCCCATTGCTGAGTACAAGCTTTCAAGGAGCGCAATTTCACTAAATTTAGATAAAAAAATCTCAAAATTAGTAAAAATTGAACCTAAATTTACACTACTTGAAAAAGAAAGCAAAGGAGAGTATTTTATTGCCAAATATAATATCTCGCCCGAAAAACTAAAAATATACGGACCTGAAAAGGTAATCGACTCAATCAATACAATTGAAACTGAAATAAAAGAATTTGACACAAGAACCATATTTATCTCAGAACATCTCGAGGTACTATCTCCAAATCCACTTATCACACTCGAGAAAAGTCATGTAATGGTTACTATTACGCTAAGCAAAAAATATACACATACAACAATAAAAAATCCTAATTTGGTTTTCAATAATGTCAAAAATGGACTAGAAATAAAAAATAAGGACAAAATTCTAAATCCAGAAAACGAGATGTTTATTAAAATAAGGAGTAGGCTATCTGAAAAAATAATTCAAATGCACATAGATAATAAAAACATCTGTTTTAATCTGGATTTGGATCATATTCAAACTCCGGGAATTTACAACATTAATACAGATATAATATTTAAAAATAATGCACATGGCATAGAGGTGTATGAACAAGAGCCTAAAACGATAAGACTAGAGGTAATTCCAAGTGAACAATAA
- a CDS encoding AI-2E family transporter — MALNLYPADKLKFFKIQSVFYSVVLIVILISVLKIAQTVFKPLAIAVVLGFLVYPIYTFLKRLLIPRVLVVLVIFFFLFLFSYLVCNFVYYSITVLIKQLPYYQKQLIFIIRDVLDKYRVDSAIIGSVDFSGYVYPFLTRISNEIIGFASSLVILFLLLYFLLSEIHIFGIKVRKAFGYSASERFVQALGTINNQISKYLVIKVFVSCLTGFLVFIGLTSFGQDFPLVWAVLTFVFNFIPSIGSILAVFFIVVAALVQFYPNLNLVLYIFIYNTSVQVLIGNILEPKMQGHRLDISPFLLLCFLFFWGWLWGVVGLLIAYPFTVIIKVIVDNIAYLKPFSVFLSGSKILGDINDELSSKEN; from the coding sequence ATGGCTTTAAATTTATACCCAGCGGATAAGTTGAAATTTTTCAAAATTCAGTCTGTCTTTTATTCTGTGGTACTGATTGTGATTTTGATTAGTGTTTTAAAAATAGCGCAGACGGTATTTAAGCCTTTAGCTATTGCGGTAGTTCTTGGGTTTTTGGTGTATCCAATTTATACTTTTCTTAAAAGACTGCTAATTCCGAGAGTTTTAGTAGTTCTTGTGATTTTCTTTTTTCTCTTCTTATTTTCCTATTTGGTTTGCAATTTTGTTTACTACAGTATTACTGTTTTGATCAAGCAACTGCCTTATTACCAAAAGCAGTTAATTTTTATCATAAGAGATGTCCTTGACAAATATAGGGTAGATAGCGCTATTATTGGCTCTGTAGATTTTTCTGGCTATGTTTATCCTTTCCTAACTCGAATATCTAATGAGATTATAGGGTTTGCAAGTAGTTTGGTAATACTGTTTTTATTGTTGTATTTTCTGCTATCAGAGATACATATTTTTGGTATAAAGGTTAGGAAGGCTTTTGGATATTCCGCTTCGGAGAGGTTTGTTCAAGCTTTGGGTACAATAAATAACCAGATTAGTAAATATTTAGTGATAAAGGTTTTTGTCAGTTGTTTAACAGGTTTTTTAGTCTTTATAGGGTTGACTTCGTTTGGACAGGATTTCCCTCTTGTTTGGGCAGTACTTACATTTGTTTTTAATTTCATCCCAAGCATAGGGTCAATCTTGGCTGTGTTTTTTATTGTAGTAGCTGCTTTAGTGCAGTTCTATCCGAATCTAAATTTAGTGCTTTATATATTCATATACAATACTTCTGTTCAAGTATTGATTGGAAATATCCTTGAGCCGAAAATGCAGGGGCATAGGCTTGATATTTCTCCTTTTTTACTCCTTTGTTTTCTTTTCTTTTGGGGTTGGCTTTGGGGTGTAGTAGGGCTTTTAATAGCTTATCCTTTTACGGTGATTATAAAAGTAATAGTTGATAATATAGCTTATTTAAAACCTTTCTCTGTGTTCTTAAGTGGTTCAAAGATTCTGGGAGACATTAATGATGAATTGAGTAGTAAGGAGAATTGA
- a CDS encoding UTP--glucose-1-phosphate uridylyltransferase produces MCEMIDKDFSKRMLDDLNMRRLGPSNVFFKSFPDKNHESIFNLAGNVLKLKFKKRLVEDNLKKYINDFPEFLRSEDDFYIFNGDELEKLGLVLYPYLSCGFLNGGSATSYFDILKNSDFNEGLYLLYENKILEARKIFKDLPKGITPAYVNKDGSYGFSFLALKIRHLLLLSKRYMDAHSIIVKPSIFQMTSFKTDPFISKFLDNIFDEDLIKSLNYCNFKREDILTAIQPLVHCYKKLNNGQYVYFDYERKGKKTTLALPAGHGQNFRVLRDIYLKLYEFGKRFVYIGNIDNIGFTVNLKALAIMAVTNSSSGFEFSVKTALDTKGGVLIVNEDDNLTCVDIGGAISKEFVQRFEYRGDKILFNCATGLFNLEYLVKNIDRIIEEMPSRVIEQNKEIGNYFSIEQITWEVIKLVNNPLIFEVNRGDRFLPAKLFSDMLVTSGYLKERLPFDIFYVADCLNSSLNNLLKNDYGLVFRDEKWNI; encoded by the coding sequence GTGTGTGAGATGATAGACAAAGATTTTTCTAAAAGAATGCTTGATGACCTTAATATGCGTAGGCTTGGGCCTTCAAATGTTTTTTTTAAGAGTTTCCCAGATAAAAATCATGAAAGTATTTTTAATCTTGCGGGTAATGTTTTAAAACTAAAGTTTAAAAAGAGGCTTGTTGAAGATAACTTGAAAAAATATATTAATGATTTTCCAGAATTTTTAAGATCAGAAGATGATTTTTATATTTTCAATGGCGATGAATTAGAAAAGTTGGGATTAGTATTATATCCCTATCTCTCGTGTGGTTTTTTGAATGGAGGATCTGCAACTAGTTATTTTGATATTTTGAAAAATAGTGATTTTAACGAAGGATTATATCTTTTATATGAAAATAAAATACTTGAAGCTAGAAAAATTTTTAAAGATTTACCCAAGGGAATAACGCCCGCGTATGTTAATAAAGATGGTAGTTATGGATTTTCATTTCTGGCATTAAAGATTCGACATCTTTTGTTGCTTTCTAAGAGGTATATGGATGCTCATAGTATAATTGTTAAGCCTTCAATTTTTCAGATGACCAGTTTTAAAACAGATCCGTTTATTTCTAAATTCTTAGATAATATATTCGATGAAGATTTGATTAAGAGCCTAAATTATTGCAATTTTAAAAGAGAAGATATCCTCACGGCTATTCAGCCTTTGGTTCATTGTTATAAAAAATTGAATAACGGTCAATATGTGTATTTTGATTATGAGAGGAAAGGAAAAAAAACTACATTGGCTTTACCCGCTGGCCATGGACAAAATTTTAGAGTTTTAAGAGATATTTATTTGAAGCTTTATGAATTTGGGAAAAGATTTGTATATATTGGGAATATTGATAATATTGGTTTTACTGTTAACTTAAAGGCTTTGGCTATAATGGCCGTAACAAACAGTTCTTCTGGATTTGAATTTAGCGTTAAAACAGCGCTAGATACAAAAGGAGGGGTTTTGATTGTGAATGAAGATGATAATTTGACGTGTGTCGATATTGGTGGAGCTATTTCTAAAGAATTCGTTCAAAGATTTGAATATAGAGGGGATAAGATTTTGTTTAATTGTGCTACTGGTCTTTTTAATTTAGAATATTTGGTTAAGAATATTGATAGAATTATAGAAGAGATGCCTAGTAGGGTTATTGAGCAAAATAAAGAGATAGGTAATTACTTTTCTATTGAACAAATAACTTGGGAAGTAATAAAGCTGGTAAATAATCCCTTAATTTTTGAGGTAAATAGGGGAGATAGATTTCTTCCTGCAAAATTATTTAGTGATATGCTTGTTACTAGTGGTTATCTTAAGGAGAGGTTACCATTTGATATTTTTTATGTTGCTGATTGCTTAAATAGTTCTCTTAACAATTTATTGAAAAATGATTATGGTTTGGTATTCAGAGATGAGAAATGGAATATTTAA
- a CDS encoding glycoside hydrolase family 3 N-terminal domain-containing protein — protein sequence MRNGIFKFLLIKILFSLNFYFLGAVPEIDYDYFEQDKSDLVSIDRFLGKVDFKDLLRKRCLFIGIRNVSKPSAVQTLSRDALKKIKKINPIGIILFRENFKDAKQTKELIDSLKQHIGSDIFIAVDEEGGLVNRVSKNKKMGVYNFPSMESVGRTNDVHLAYKIGEILGKQLRRLGINVNMAPVADSKPDSDSPLVNRTFGHLTYNIGLMVESFVEALQRQGVSAVIKHFPGLGGTKVDTHKEIALLPYSKNFFMKNNFVPFIFGKEAKFIMIGHVLAPKISKDVTSMSRDIVKIVRYNLNIDSIIITDAYDMGAIVNNFKIESAIRRSLNSGVDVILIPELNK from the coding sequence ATGAGAAATGGAATATTTAAGTTTTTGTTGATAAAAATCTTGTTTTCTTTAAATTTTTATTTCTTGGGAGCTGTACCTGAGATAGATTATGACTATTTCGAGCAGGATAAATCTGATCTTGTAAGTATTGATAGATTTTTGGGGAAAGTCGATTTTAAAGACTTGTTGAGGAAACGTTGTTTGTTTATTGGTATTAGAAATGTTTCAAAACCTAGTGCGGTACAAACCCTTAGTAGAGATGCACTTAAAAAGATAAAAAAAATTAATCCGATAGGAATTATTTTATTTAGAGAAAATTTTAAAGATGCTAAGCAAACCAAAGAGTTAATTGATTCATTAAAGCAACATATTGGTTCTGATATTTTTATTGCTGTTGATGAAGAAGGAGGCTTGGTTAATAGAGTTAGTAAAAATAAAAAAATGGGTGTTTATAATTTTCCTTCTATGGAATCCGTTGGTAGAACAAATGATGTTCATCTTGCATATAAAATAGGGGAAATTCTTGGAAAACAGCTTAGAAGGCTTGGCATTAATGTAAATATGGCACCAGTAGCCGATTCAAAACCGGATTCTGATAGTCCTTTAGTTAACAGAACTTTTGGACATTTAACTTACAATATTGGCCTTATGGTAGAGTCATTTGTTGAAGCACTGCAGAGACAAGGAGTTTCTGCAGTCATTAAGCATTTCCCTGGACTTGGAGGTACTAAGGTGGACACTCATAAGGAGATAGCTTTGTTACCGTATAGCAAAAATTTTTTCATGAAAAATAATTTTGTTCCATTTATTTTTGGCAAGGAAGCAAAGTTTATTATGATTGGTCATGTGTTGGCCCCCAAAATTTCTAAAGATGTAACTAGCATGTCAAGGGATATTGTGAAGATTGTAAGGTATAATTTGAACATTGATAGCATCATAATAACAGATGCATATGATATGGGAGCTATTGTTAATAACTTCAAAATAGAGAGCGCAATCAGAAGATCTCTGAATTCCGGTGTTGATGTTATACTAATCCCCGAGTTAAACAAGTGA
- the trpS gene encoding tryptophan--tRNA ligase, whose product MHKRVMLTGDRPTGTLHLGHYVGSIVNRLKYQEEYETYVIIADLHTLTTRPDLNSVNEISSNVREMVLDYLACGINPEKAHIYLQSAIPELLELNLILSMIVMVNRLQRIPSIKDMSVAAGLTEVSYGLLGYPVLMSADILMAKANLVPVGRDNEAHIELSRELARRFNSLYGESFFPIPEAIFTDSQSLVGIYGKHKMSKSLGNAIFLSDDENLLRKKVMSMYTDPRRVRADVPGEVENNPVFIYHDLFNNNVDELCELKTRYKKGKIGDVEVKERLFEALNKFLIPIRERRAFFKDKKKYVDEVIFEGTSKTRKVAMEVVGGAKKLMGLSKTWNSVRRNVEKGKG is encoded by the coding sequence TTGCATAAGAGGGTTATGCTTACGGGGGATAGGCCTACCGGTACTCTCCATTTGGGGCATTATGTTGGTTCTATTGTTAATAGATTAAAATATCAAGAGGAATATGAGACTTATGTCATTATAGCTGATTTGCATACTCTTACAACGAGACCAGATTTAAATAGTGTTAATGAAATATCTTCTAATGTTAGAGAGATGGTTTTGGATTACCTTGCTTGTGGAATTAATCCAGAGAAAGCTCATATATATTTACAATCGGCTATACCAGAATTGCTAGAGCTTAACTTAATACTTTCAATGATTGTTATGGTGAATCGTCTGCAAAGGATTCCTAGCATAAAGGATATGAGTGTTGCTGCTGGTCTTACAGAGGTTTCCTATGGTCTGTTAGGTTATCCGGTTCTCATGAGTGCGGATATTTTAATGGCTAAGGCCAATTTGGTGCCAGTCGGACGTGATAATGAGGCTCACATTGAGCTTTCAAGGGAACTTGCCAGAAGATTTAATTCTCTTTATGGGGAGAGTTTTTTCCCAATTCCTGAAGCTATTTTTACAGATTCTCAATCTCTTGTGGGAATTTATGGCAAGCATAAAATGAGTAAGAGTCTTGGGAATGCAATATTTTTAAGCGACGACGAGAATTTGTTGCGTAAAAAAGTTATGTCTATGTACACAGATCCAAGAAGAGTGAGGGCAGATGTACCAGGGGAAGTTGAGAACAATCCTGTTTTTATTTATCATGATCTTTTTAATAATAATGTTGATGAGCTTTGTGAGCTTAAAACTAGATATAAGAAGGGTAAGATTGGTGATGTTGAAGTTAAAGAAAGGCTTTTTGAGGCTTTAAATAAATTTTTAATACCAATTAGGGAGAGAAGAGCTTTTTTTAAAGATAAAAAAAAATATGTCGATGAAGTAATTTTTGAGGGTACAAGTAAGACTAGAAAAGTTGCAATGGAGGTTGTAGGAGGTGCAAAAAAATTAATGGGTCTTTCTAAAACTTGGAACAGTGTGAGGCGCAATGTGGAAAAAGGTAAGGGATGA
- a CDS encoding phosphoglucomutase, with translation MLGGYELSMPNLKNAIEEMILSPSGFRKIFAKSKDEDSMDCEINDDDKVLISIIAFTISNYFKKKTKKYINIGLDSRATGNTISEVIIKTLILSNDDIKFFGILPIPEILAYTKSSKNSKGFIYISASHNPKGYNGLKIGLDDGGVLGSKEINKIIHKIKSNIENEILIKKIVKILKNFSTNEANLKQYEKIIQGKTQNKVKSYNSYKSLMYEIIYSEKNNKKNIENLKENIKKNPIGIIGEMNGSARINSIDEDIIKSFGVKLEFHNTQMGVFKHGMIPEGESLHMCRQILEKKFKEDDSFQLGYVPDCDGDRGNLVFINKTNKKSKNIEAQKIFALSVLSELSYLYHIGLKSNLAVVVNDATSLNIEKIATLFNAKVYRVEVGESNLTKMADILRRKGLTVKILGEGSNGGNITYPSKVRDPLATVFSIIKLLRVKELQKVWCELSNNEYREDYNLDDILKTINFYSNIEASSEDAILKLRVENQETLKTNYEKLLEKEMKNNRLISELLIDSFTLINYEGIKQRKTRTGDSSGGLKILLKSAKKEIIASLWMRGSKTEPIFRVLSEIKSENQDRLLDLLKFNKKLIQSAYLST, from the coding sequence ATGCTAGGTGGGTATGAGTTGAGCATGCCAAATCTAAAGAACGCCATTGAGGAGATGATACTATCCCCCTCGGGATTCAGAAAGATATTTGCAAAATCAAAAGACGAGGATTCAATGGATTGTGAAATCAATGACGACGATAAGGTATTAATTTCAATAATAGCCTTCACTATATCAAATTATTTTAAAAAGAAAACAAAAAAATATATTAATATAGGACTAGACTCAAGAGCAACTGGAAATACAATCTCTGAAGTAATAATAAAAACACTAATATTGAGCAACGATGATATCAAATTTTTCGGCATACTCCCAATACCGGAGATTTTGGCTTACACAAAGAGCAGTAAAAATTCAAAAGGATTTATATACATTTCCGCTAGCCACAATCCTAAAGGATATAATGGACTTAAAATCGGTTTGGACGATGGAGGCGTGTTGGGATCAAAAGAAATAAATAAAATAATACACAAAATTAAATCAAATATTGAAAACGAAATTTTGATAAAGAAAATAGTAAAAATATTGAAAAATTTCAGCACAAACGAAGCCAATTTAAAACAATACGAAAAAATTATCCAAGGTAAGACTCAAAATAAAGTAAAATCTTATAACTCATACAAGTCACTAATGTATGAAATAATATATTCAGAGAAAAACAATAAAAAGAATATTGAAAATTTGAAAGAAAATATAAAAAAAAATCCTATAGGAATAATAGGAGAAATGAACGGTAGTGCTCGGATCAATTCAATAGATGAAGACATCATTAAATCCTTTGGAGTAAAATTAGAATTTCACAACACCCAAATGGGAGTTTTTAAGCATGGAATGATTCCTGAAGGCGAATCTTTACATATGTGTAGGCAAATATTAGAAAAGAAATTTAAAGAAGATGACTCTTTCCAGTTGGGATATGTTCCTGATTGCGACGGAGACAGAGGGAACTTAGTGTTTATTAATAAGACAAATAAAAAGTCAAAAAACATTGAAGCACAAAAAATATTTGCATTATCGGTACTTTCAGAACTTAGCTATCTTTATCACATTGGTCTTAAAAGCAACTTAGCAGTCGTAGTTAATGATGCAACTTCATTAAATATTGAAAAAATAGCAACTTTATTTAATGCCAAAGTTTACAGGGTTGAAGTCGGAGAATCGAATTTGACGAAAATGGCAGATATTTTACGGAGAAAGGGATTGACAGTTAAAATTCTAGGGGAAGGATCAAATGGTGGGAATATTACATATCCCTCAAAAGTAAGGGATCCCCTAGCCACAGTCTTTAGCATAATCAAACTGTTAAGAGTCAAAGAACTCCAAAAAGTATGGTGCGAGTTATCTAACAATGAATACAGGGAAGATTATAATCTAGATGATATATTAAAGACAATAAATTTTTATAGTAATATAGAAGCATCATCTGAAGACGCTATACTAAAGCTTAGAGTAGAAAATCAAGAAACGCTAAAAACAAATTATGAAAAACTACTAGAAAAAGAAATGAAGAACAATAGACTTATTTCAGAATTATTAATAGATAGTTTTACATTAATTAATTATGAAGGTATTAAACAGCGTAAAACCAGAACAGGAGATTCTTCAGGAGGGCTCAAAATTTTACTTAAATCTGCAAAAAAAGAAATAATAGCAAGCTTATGGATGAGGGGTTCAAAAACAGAACCGATATTCAGAGTGCTGAGCGAAATTAAATCCGAGAACCAAGACAGACTACTAGATCTTCTAAAATTTAATAAAAAACTAATTCAGAGTGCTTATTTATCAACATAA
- the cdaA gene encoding diadenylate cyclase CdaA, translated as MFAMDVINITQVKDVLSRVLDLGLISILIYYVYKNVVNSYSINLLKGMIIIASVGIISYYLNLHTINWLLSYIASILPITMLILFNKEIKKIIMQIGNFNLSFKLANRKEETTKIISEIMKAIKHLSKHKSGSLICIEKKIQLEQLINKGIKLDAIISNEILISIFDYETPLHDGAVIISNNKIAYAGSFLPLSNIESISKTFGTRHRAGLGISENSDAITIITSEETGSISLTSNGKLEYNLSSNEVRKKLNLALIE; from the coding sequence ATGTTTGCTATGGATGTGATTAATATAACTCAAGTGAAAGATGTCCTCTCTAGGGTATTAGATCTGGGTCTGATCAGTATTTTAATTTATTATGTGTATAAAAATGTGGTTAATTCCTATTCTATCAATTTACTTAAAGGAATGATCATAATTGCATCTGTTGGAATCATTTCTTATTATCTCAATTTACACACCATAAACTGGCTCTTAAGCTATATAGCAAGTATACTACCTATTACAATGCTTATTCTCTTTAACAAAGAAATAAAGAAGATCATAATGCAAATTGGAAATTTCAACCTATCCTTTAAGCTTGCAAACCGAAAAGAAGAAACTACTAAAATCATTTCCGAGATAATGAAAGCAATCAAGCATTTGTCAAAACACAAATCTGGTAGCCTGATCTGCATTGAAAAAAAAATACAGCTAGAACAACTAATAAATAAAGGGATAAAATTAGACGCCATAATCTCTAACGAAATATTAATATCAATTTTTGACTACGAAACACCTCTACATGATGGGGCTGTCATTATTAGCAATAACAAAATCGCTTACGCTGGATCATTTCTGCCTCTATCTAATATTGAATCTATTAGCAAGACTTTTGGAACAAGACACAGAGCAGGGCTTGGAATTTCTGAAAACTCAGACGCAATAACAATAATTACTTCTGAAGAAACTGGATCCATTTCACTCACAAGTAACGGAAAACTAGAGTATAATTTAAGCTCTAATGAAGTTAGGAAAAAATTAAATCTTGCATTGATAGAATGA